The following coding sequences lie in one Synechococcus sp. PCC 7336 genomic window:
- the recJ gene encoding single-stranded-DNA-specific exonuclease RecJ — protein sequence MIAVTPPQRYWQILATEAPPDWLVQQVGRRAAQLLWQRGLRSPQAVTAFCDPQQYSPTSPWAFGEMNLAVQRLLEARQQQERVAIWGDFDADGVTATAVLWEGLGQFFDRDRLSFYIPNRLTESHGVSAIGIERLQAEGIALIVTCDTGSTSLAAIARAHELGIDVIITDHHTLPPERPPVVAMLNPRDFPNDHPLATLSGVAVAYKLVEALYLSEPDIPEQPLELLLDLVAIGLVADLVELRGDVRYLAQQGIEQLKQQARPAVQLLLEQCKRAGDRAMDIAFGLGPRINAVSRVHGDASFCVEMLTEGDRELAKTYVAQTELANTRRKGMQAEVLRQARERLQQADFSTDAAIVLASADWPAGVLGIVAGQLARDYQRPAFVFRVEGDRASGSARSVAGIDLYQLLQQHETVIDNFGGHPLAAGLRLPAENLPLLQQRLNHTLRQWFPTGFPVPQLAIDLEVTVAELGRELFRELHQLEPFGMGNPVPKLLLRGVRFDAGRNRNSRDAKGQTVRYIYTTFRLSDRTGSIRGIWWGHYSYELPQGLCDAVVELDYMGTQRDRASSFDYQVRPIDVRAAVSSSDRPLHQFHPIDLRGKPEPDIQAQLAEISEPVILGTCPTNWTEVFSRALPQRPLVLAYREPLQRSPQQAWSTLVGWAKSLAASGTAASRQRWIEALQVSARTFGLGLVALESAGFGVEVEGDRFSLSANGGLVGDVEAIERFQAAVAEEGFQRRYFYETDVEAIAAVLNHPAGRSGLEEAVELSA from the coding sequence ATGATTGCGGTAACCCCCCCTCAACGATATTGGCAGATCCTCGCAACCGAAGCGCCCCCTGACTGGCTGGTGCAGCAGGTGGGCCGACGAGCGGCGCAACTCTTGTGGCAGCGGGGATTGCGATCGCCTCAAGCCGTCACCGCCTTTTGCGATCCCCAGCAATATAGTCCAACGTCACCCTGGGCCTTTGGGGAGATGAATCTGGCCGTGCAGCGGCTGCTAGAAGCCAGACAGCAGCAGGAACGGGTTGCCATTTGGGGGGATTTCGATGCGGATGGGGTGACGGCTACCGCAGTGTTGTGGGAAGGGTTAGGTCAGTTTTTCGATCGCGATCGCCTCTCTTTCTACATTCCCAATCGCTTGACCGAATCTCACGGGGTTTCGGCGATCGGGATCGAGCGGTTGCAAGCAGAGGGGATTGCCCTGATTGTCACCTGCGATACGGGCAGCACGAGTTTGGCGGCGATCGCTCGTGCGCATGAGCTGGGGATCGATGTCATCATTACCGACCACCACACCCTGCCTCCCGAACGACCGCCCGTGGTAGCGATGCTCAATCCGCGTGACTTTCCTAACGACCATCCCCTCGCCACACTGTCGGGGGTTGCCGTCGCCTACAAATTGGTTGAAGCCCTGTATCTATCCGAGCCCGATATTCCCGAGCAACCGCTGGAGCTGTTGTTGGATTTGGTGGCGATCGGTTTGGTGGCGGACTTAGTGGAGCTGCGGGGGGATGTGCGCTATTTGGCGCAGCAGGGGATCGAGCAATTGAAGCAACAGGCTCGACCTGCCGTTCAGTTGTTGTTAGAGCAATGCAAGCGGGCGGGCGATCGCGCGATGGATATTGCCTTTGGGCTGGGGCCGCGCATTAATGCGGTCAGTCGCGTGCATGGAGATGCCTCCTTTTGCGTCGAGATGCTGACGGAGGGCGATCGCGAGCTTGCCAAAACCTACGTGGCTCAGACGGAGCTGGCGAACACCCGGCGCAAAGGCATGCAAGCAGAGGTGTTGCGTCAGGCGCGCGAGCGGTTGCAGCAAGCGGATTTTTCGACGGATGCGGCGATCGTGCTGGCCTCTGCCGATTGGCCTGCCGGGGTGTTGGGCATTGTGGCGGGACAGTTGGCCCGAGATTATCAACGACCGGCGTTTGTGTTTCGGGTTGAGGGCGATCGCGCTTCCGGCTCTGCTCGCTCGGTGGCAGGCATCGACCTGTACCAACTGCTGCAACAGCACGAAACGGTTATCGATAATTTTGGCGGTCACCCTCTCGCAGCAGGGTTGCGACTGCCTGCCGAGAATCTTCCCCTGTTGCAACAGCGGCTCAATCACACCCTACGCCAATGGTTTCCCACGGGCTTTCCAGTACCGCAATTGGCGATCGACCTGGAGGTGACGGTGGCGGAATTGGGGCGGGAGTTGTTTCGCGAGCTGCACCAATTGGAGCCGTTTGGCATGGGGAATCCCGTGCCGAAGTTACTGCTGCGGGGGGTGCGTTTTGATGCGGGGCGCAATCGCAACAGCCGCGATGCCAAGGGGCAAACGGTGCGCTATATCTACACGACGTTTCGGTTGAGCGATCGCACCGGCAGCATTCGCGGGATTTGGTGGGGCCATTACAGCTACGAATTGCCTCAGGGGCTTTGCGATGCGGTGGTGGAATTGGACTATATGGGCACCCAACGCGATCGCGCTTCTTCGTTCGACTATCAAGTCCGTCCGATCGACGTTCGGGCAGCGGTTTCTTCCAGTGACCGACCTCTCCATCAGTTCCATCCGATCGATTTGCGAGGCAAACCCGAACCCGATATTCAAGCGCAGCTTGCAGAAATCTCCGAGCCCGTCATTCTAGGCACCTGTCCGACCAATTGGACGGAAGTGTTCAGTCGAGCCCTGCCCCAACGGCCCCTCGTGCTGGCCTACCGCGAGCCTCTGCAGCGATCGCCCCAACAAGCCTGGAGCACTTTGGTGGGTTGGGCGAAGTCTCTAGCGGCATCTGGAACGGCGGCTTCTCGCCAGCGGTGGATCGAGGCGCTACAGGTGTCTGCTCGGACGTTTGGGTTGGGGTTGGTGGCGTTAGAGTCGGCGGGGTTTGGGGTCGAGGTTGAGGGCGATCGCTTTTCGCTGTCTGCGAATGGCGGGTTGGTGGGGGATGTGGAGGCGATCGAGCGGTTTCAGGCGGCGGTGGCGGAGGAGGGGTTTCAGCGGCGATATTTTTACGAGACGGATGTGGAGGCGATCGCGGCGGTGCTGAATCATCCGGCGGGGCGATCTGGGCTGGAGGAAGCGGTCGAGCTATCGGCTTGA
- a CDS encoding Ycf51 family protein, protein MDPSLFATASRYCLILAGILAVATVVLWIRQTKYRFAFFGYTAFTIVLSVGLAALSFGPIIRTTVPGAAPFTTVYDNGSARAAIAVGADISPEQLELTLLQAAKNLFSSGRYSANTSTLTIRARTIVHPEPGVSLPIYLGQVRQSMAVRSDPNIDIEIFSEGFEELNEYTSVEAG, encoded by the coding sequence ATGGACCCATCCCTGTTTGCTACTGCTTCTCGCTACTGTCTCATCCTGGCTGGCATTCTGGCTGTTGCCACCGTTGTGCTGTGGATTCGCCAGACGAAGTATCGCTTTGCCTTTTTCGGCTACACAGCCTTCACGATCGTGCTGTCGGTCGGTCTGGCAGCCCTCAGCTTTGGCCCCATTATCCGCACTACCGTTCCGGGAGCTGCTCCCTTCACTACGGTGTATGACAACGGCTCCGCACGAGCGGCGATCGCCGTTGGAGCAGACATTTCCCCCGAACAACTGGAACTCACGCTCCTGCAGGCAGCCAAAAATCTGTTCTCTTCGGGTCGTTACTCTGCCAACACCTCCACGCTGACCATTCGAGCCCGCACCATCGTTCATCCCGAGCCGGGTGTCTCTCTGCCGATTTATTTGGGGCAGGTGCGGCAATCAATGGCTGTGCGCAGCGATCCGAACATCGACATAGAAATTTTTTCGGAAGGCTTTGAAGAGTTGAACGAATATACTTCCGTTGAGGCGGGTTAG
- the aroC gene encoding chorismate synthase, with protein MANGNSFGQMFSITTYGESHGGAVGAIVDGCPPRVPISAEEIQVDLDRRRPGQSKIVTPRKESDICEITSGVFQGMTIGTPIHIIVRNKDARSQDYSEMETTFRPSHADATYQAKYGIRNWQGGGRASARETIGRVAAGAIAKKILKLAAGVEVIGYVKRIKDLEGTIDPDRVTLADVESNIVRCPDTAVAEQAIDLIQATGKQGDSIGGVVECVARNVPVGLGAPVFDKLEADLAKGAMSLPASKGFEIGSGFAGTYLTGKQHNDEFYMAGDRFRTATNRSGGIQGGISNGENIVIRVAFKPTATIRKAQNTVTRDGRETVLAARGRHDPCVLPRAVPMVEAMVALVLCDHYLRQQAQCQSLSLSPLEASVK; from the coding sequence ATGGCAAACGGTAACTCCTTCGGACAGATGTTCAGTATCACCACCTACGGCGAGTCCCACGGTGGGGCAGTGGGGGCGATCGTGGATGGCTGCCCGCCTCGGGTGCCGATCTCGGCGGAAGAGATTCAAGTGGATCTCGATCGCCGTCGTCCCGGTCAAAGCAAGATTGTCACTCCCCGCAAAGAATCTGACATTTGCGAAATCACCTCGGGCGTGTTTCAGGGAATGACCATTGGCACCCCCATCCACATCATCGTGCGCAACAAAGATGCGCGATCGCAGGACTATAGCGAGATGGAAACCACCTTTCGTCCCTCCCATGCGGATGCCACCTATCAGGCAAAGTATGGCATTCGCAATTGGCAGGGGGGCGGTCGAGCCTCGGCGCGAGAGACCATTGGGCGCGTGGCAGCAGGGGCGATCGCCAAGAAAATTCTGAAACTGGCAGCGGGTGTTGAGGTGATTGGTTACGTCAAGCGGATTAAAGACTTAGAGGGGACGATCGATCCCGACAGGGTCACGCTGGCAGATGTGGAATCGAATATTGTCCGCTGCCCGGATACGGCTGTAGCCGAACAGGCGATCGACTTGATTCAAGCAACGGGCAAGCAGGGGGATTCGATTGGTGGTGTGGTGGAATGCGTGGCTCGCAATGTGCCTGTGGGATTGGGGGCACCCGTGTTTGACAAATTAGAGGCGGATTTGGCAAAAGGGGCAATGTCGCTGCCTGCCAGTAAGGGCTTCGAGATTGGGTCGGGGTTTGCCGGAACGTATCTGACGGGCAAGCAACATAATGACGAGTTTTATATGGCAGGCGATCGCTTTAGAACGGCGACCAATCGTTCTGGCGGCATTCAAGGGGGCATCTCCAACGGCGAGAATATCGTCATTCGAGTGGCGTTCAAGCCCACTGCAACGATTCGCAAAGCCCAAAATACTGTGACCCGAGACGGTAGAGAAACAGTTTTGGCTGCTCGCGGTCGCCACGATCCCTGCGTGTTGCCCCGTGCGGTGCCGATGGTGGAGGCGATGGTGGCGCTGGTATTGTGCGATCATTATTTGCGCCAGCAGGCTCAATGCCAGTCTCTGTCCTTGTCTCCCTTGGAAGCTTCCGTGAAATAG
- a CDS encoding sulfotransferase translates to MSVVTILGIEMRSGTNYLHDLIVKHPQCSGARGIWEDFVLADLQYVSKYFSVLETFWQKFPFDRKNIDKSKEAFGGVLIDLLKCQSTEKQEFSYLVTKTPSFVGIEKAPEFFPNSKFLLLIRDGRSVAYSLEKSFNVNYFDALERWRESARKLIEFMESHEAFFRQQCFLVKYEDIFLDSQAQLSDIFRFLCLDPDECNFSEIEALEVRGSSDLRAANQQIDWKKVKRTQDFNPIGRFKAWPKWKQAYADFYCRDELKQFGYPLEAEIGGWLPTPLVSGLHVIERLNPKKLQVRMKKWLKAQLIDR, encoded by the coding sequence ATGAGTGTTGTCACCATTTTAGGCATTGAAATGCGTTCGGGGACGAATTATCTCCACGATCTCATCGTCAAGCACCCTCAGTGTAGTGGGGCTAGAGGAATATGGGAAGATTTTGTGCTGGCGGATCTACAGTATGTTTCTAAATACTTCTCAGTTTTAGAGACTTTTTGGCAGAAATTCCCGTTCGATCGAAAAAATATCGATAAGTCGAAAGAGGCATTTGGAGGTGTCCTCATTGATTTGCTCAAATGTCAGAGCACCGAGAAACAGGAGTTTTCCTATTTGGTGACAAAGACTCCTTCTTTTGTTGGGATAGAAAAGGCTCCAGAATTTTTTCCCAATTCTAAATTTTTACTTCTCATCCGAGACGGCAGATCGGTTGCCTATTCCTTAGAGAAATCATTTAATGTCAATTATTTTGATGCCTTAGAGCGTTGGCGAGAGAGTGCCCGCAAGCTAATCGAATTTATGGAGAGTCATGAGGCATTTTTTCGGCAACAGTGTTTTCTGGTCAAGTACGAGGACATATTTCTAGATTCGCAGGCTCAGCTCAGCGATATTTTTAGATTTCTGTGCTTGGATCCCGACGAGTGTAACTTCTCTGAAATTGAAGCGTTAGAGGTGCGAGGAAGCTCCGATCTCAGAGCGGCAAATCAGCAGATCGATTGGAAGAAGGTTAAACGAACTCAAGACTTCAATCCTATCGGTCGGTTTAAGGCTTGGCCAAAGTGGAAGCAGGCATATGCAGATTTTTACTGCCGAGATGAATTGAAGCAGTTTGGATACCCATTAGAGGCTGAAATAGGTGGATGGTTACCGACTCCGCTAGTATCGGGCTTGCATGTTATAGAGCGTCTCAACCCCAAAAAGCTACAGGTACGCATGAAGAAATGGCTTAAAGCCCAATTAATCGATCGCTAG
- a CDS encoding PEP-CTERM sorting domain-containing protein, translating to MSRRALTALGMSLPIAAVGFFGAVESVDAATIAGGSVVNIGGALQLEIVDASDVSDIQANVFFTPELLTGLTPTEFAGAPDAAACVGGQAAVGDFSCVTVLPGSNTGTFSIYNSPAFTNPPAIVQSFSTTGLPIIDFGFLPTLDETAVPGGGGPVDPIPATVLDLNDDVVISILGPGQVSFLATGFATFLNPDGTRDLDSTIAVGFDFTSENLFFSSLAPGSLSTGGAFSGTITAVPEPISIVGSAIALGVGGYLKRKKGLNS from the coding sequence ATGTCACGTAGAGCTTTAACAGCCTTGGGGATGTCTTTGCCCATTGCTGCAGTAGGTTTTTTCGGTGCGGTTGAGTCGGTAGATGCCGCTACAATTGCTGGGGGTTCGGTTGTAAATATTGGTGGTGCTCTGCAATTAGAGATCGTTGATGCAAGCGATGTTTCAGACATTCAAGCTAATGTCTTCTTCACTCCAGAACTCTTAACTGGTTTAACTCCTACAGAATTTGCCGGGGCCCCAGATGCTGCTGCCTGTGTGGGAGGGCAAGCCGCTGTTGGTGATTTTTCCTGTGTTACTGTCTTACCCGGTAGCAATACTGGAACCTTTTCGATTTACAATAGCCCAGCTTTTACAAATCCTCCAGCTATCGTCCAGAGTTTTAGTACAACGGGCTTACCTATTATTGACTTCGGGTTTTTACCAACCCTTGATGAAACAGCCGTGCCTGGAGGTGGAGGTCCAGTAGATCCAATCCCGGCTACTGTACTCGACCTCAATGATGATGTGGTGATTTCTATTCTTGGGCCTGGACAGGTTTCATTCTTAGCAACTGGATTTGCTACATTCTTGAATCCTGATGGTACCCGCGATCTCGACTCAACAATTGCAGTTGGCTTCGACTTCACTTCTGAAAACCTGTTCTTTTCTAGCCTTGCTCCTGGTAGTTTATCTACTGGGGGAGCTTTCTCAGGCACAATTACCGCAGTCCCTGAACCCATTTCGATTGTAGGCTCTGCAATTGCCTTAGGTGTTGGTGGCTACCTAAAGCGTAAGAAGGGTCTAAATTCCTGA
- a CDS encoding efflux RND transporter permease subunit has translation MWDLFYRNRRLLVLVIAVIWLWGLVGFQALPRMEDPNLTQRNAAIVTLFPGANSERVESLVTKPIEDELVEIEELKTIASISQPGISIIKIELSDTIRAPDTGEIWFQVRDRLNEVRANLPVAALEPEFQDLHIAANTAIVALTWDLEVPPSYGILRRSAESLADQLRNLPGTETVELFGAPEEEIVVEVDPDKLSAIGLITSELSQQIAESDAKLAAGQRYGSESDLPIAIDTELDSLERIGRIPIRTGNTGQFAHLSDIANIERSIVDPPAESALVRDRASIVVAARINSEERIDRWSQIVRQTLSTFEQQLPQGIIASVIFDQKPYVDERLRGLIQNLLFAAVLVSGMTLFMMGWQSSLAISLALPLSIMMAFGCMWFLHIPLQQVSMTGLIVALGMLIDNAIIMVDEVTHRLKDGQAPSPAIESSIRKLGIPLLGSTITTILAFLPMIVMRGSTGEFVSTLSISVILAVTSSLILAMTVIPSFAAHIAVKWKTNTNPSNWWNSGYFHPQLARAYRWTLDYLFSRPKLGILLALAIPFAGFVVSPTLPLQFFPPADRDQFHIEVELAPQASLAQTQTTVTEVSQLLRQHSRVKDVNWFIGTAAPTVYYNLVANVRQNQSNYAQGIVRLDSFRNSSSFIRQLQAELDRAFPQAQILARQLDQGPPFNAPIEMRLYGPDREVLKELGDRIRSELAQLPDIIHTRASLSEAVPKLALQVDEEKIQLLGLSNSDLARQLNASLDGFIGGSILEATEELPVRVRISKGDRSDLNSISSLNVLPDSISADGSRDAIPISALTNLELKPELASIERRNQQRVNTIQAFIPAGALPAEALSSVRQRLEAIDFSLPTGYSYDFGGEVAERQFAISSLFASLGILAVLMAVTLVLSLNSFRLAAIIGVVAVGSAGLGFASLWLYGYPLGFMAIIGMMGLIGVAINDSIVVLNAISKDPVASQGSARAIADVVMQSSRHVLATTVTTIAGFVPLILQGGGFWPPLAIVICSGLVGATVLALYFCPSAYRLLMSSDARKRRVKSDGPSCDLPAFVLVLEDARGERIIPLNNTTYTIGRSPKCDIRPLGQYISREHAKLVSFSYESEHGYGFTIVDGCSPSGPSANGTFVNAVPISSHRLSLDDVIHFGPKVKARFKSIEKLDELLQTNLG, from the coding sequence ATGTGGGATTTATTTTACCGCAATAGGCGATTGCTGGTTTTAGTTATTGCTGTTATTTGGCTGTGGGGGCTAGTGGGTTTTCAGGCGTTACCCCGCATGGAAGATCCAAACTTGACACAGCGCAACGCTGCAATCGTCACGCTCTTTCCTGGTGCTAATTCCGAAAGAGTGGAATCGCTGGTCACGAAACCCATCGAAGACGAGCTGGTGGAAATCGAAGAACTTAAAACGATTGCCTCAATCTCTCAACCAGGTATTTCAATTATTAAAATTGAACTGAGCGATACGATTCGTGCTCCCGATACTGGTGAGATATGGTTTCAAGTTAGGGATCGTCTCAACGAGGTTAGAGCAAATCTGCCTGTTGCTGCCCTAGAGCCAGAATTTCAAGATTTGCATATTGCAGCTAATACTGCGATCGTTGCACTCACCTGGGATCTCGAGGTGCCGCCTTCTTATGGAATCCTTCGCCGCTCGGCTGAAAGCCTTGCCGACCAATTGCGTAACTTGCCAGGAACTGAGACCGTTGAGTTGTTTGGGGCACCTGAAGAAGAAATTGTTGTTGAAGTCGATCCTGACAAACTGTCTGCCATTGGCTTAATTACTAGCGAGCTATCACAACAAATCGCTGAAAGCGATGCCAAGCTAGCAGCTGGACAACGTTATGGATCTGAGAGCGATTTACCTATTGCAATCGATACAGAACTGGATTCTCTAGAACGGATTGGTCGTATCCCCATTCGCACTGGCAACACTGGCCAATTTGCTCATCTTAGCGATATTGCAAATATTGAACGCAGCATTGTCGATCCTCCTGCAGAGTCTGCGCTTGTTCGAGATCGAGCCTCTATCGTTGTTGCAGCTCGAATCAATTCAGAGGAGCGGATCGATCGATGGTCTCAAATTGTTCGCCAGACCCTCTCTACTTTTGAACAACAGTTGCCGCAAGGGATAATTGCAAGTGTGATATTCGATCAGAAGCCTTATGTTGATGAGCGTCTGAGAGGATTGATCCAAAATCTCCTGTTTGCAGCAGTGCTAGTCTCGGGCATGACGCTATTCATGATGGGCTGGCAGTCGTCCTTAGCTATTAGTCTTGCGCTGCCACTGTCAATCATGATGGCTTTCGGGTGCATGTGGTTTCTGCATATCCCCCTCCAGCAGGTTTCTATGACGGGGTTAATTGTCGCCCTCGGCATGCTGATTGATAACGCCATCATTATGGTTGATGAAGTCACGCATCGATTGAAGGACGGACAAGCGCCAAGCCCAGCCATTGAATCTAGCATTCGTAAGTTAGGAATACCCTTATTGGGTTCTACTATCACAACTATTCTTGCATTTCTACCTATGATCGTCATGCGGGGCAGTACTGGGGAATTTGTCAGTACACTCAGTATCAGCGTCATCTTGGCAGTGACCAGTTCTTTAATTCTGGCAATGACTGTGATTCCATCCTTTGCTGCACATATTGCAGTGAAATGGAAAACCAATACCAATCCTTCTAACTGGTGGAATTCAGGTTACTTTCATCCCCAACTGGCACGCGCTTATCGCTGGACACTAGATTATCTATTCTCCCGTCCTAAACTAGGAATTCTGCTAGCTCTTGCCATTCCCTTTGCTGGTTTTGTTGTCAGTCCTACACTACCATTACAGTTTTTCCCGCCTGCCGATCGCGATCAATTCCACATTGAGGTAGAGCTGGCTCCTCAGGCTTCACTCGCTCAAACGCAAACAACTGTAACTGAAGTCAGTCAACTATTGAGGCAGCACTCTCGGGTTAAGGATGTGAATTGGTTTATTGGTACTGCTGCACCGACGGTCTACTACAATCTTGTGGCTAATGTCCGGCAGAATCAGTCGAATTATGCTCAGGGAATTGTTCGACTAGATTCGTTTCGTAACAGTAGTTCCTTTATTCGACAACTGCAGGCTGAACTCGATCGCGCCTTCCCTCAAGCTCAAATCCTGGCGAGGCAGTTAGATCAAGGACCACCCTTTAACGCTCCGATCGAGATGCGTCTTTACGGTCCCGATCGAGAGGTACTTAAAGAACTAGGGGATCGCATCCGCTCCGAGCTGGCCCAACTGCCAGATATTATCCATACTCGTGCGAGTCTCAGCGAAGCTGTACCCAAGTTGGCATTACAGGTAGACGAAGAAAAAATTCAACTTTTGGGACTGAGTAACTCCGATCTGGCCCGTCAGCTCAATGCCAGTCTAGATGGGTTTATCGGCGGTTCTATTCTGGAAGCTACAGAGGAGCTTCCAGTCAGGGTGCGCATTTCCAAAGGCGATCGCAGCGATCTCAATTCCATTTCGTCACTCAATGTTTTACCAGATTCCATTTCGGCAGACGGATCTCGTGACGCAATTCCTATCTCAGCTCTGACGAATTTGGAGCTCAAACCCGAACTGGCCTCAATTGAGCGGCGCAATCAGCAGCGAGTCAACACGATTCAGGCATTTATCCCGGCAGGCGCTTTACCGGCTGAGGCGTTATCTTCTGTTCGACAAAGGCTGGAAGCAATCGATTTTTCTCTCCCAACTGGTTATTCTTACGATTTCGGTGGCGAAGTTGCCGAACGCCAATTCGCGATCTCGAGCCTGTTTGCAAGCTTAGGGATTCTGGCCGTTTTAATGGCAGTCACTCTAGTTCTGTCACTGAATTCCTTCCGCCTCGCGGCAATTATTGGTGTCGTTGCTGTTGGATCGGCGGGTCTTGGCTTTGCTTCGCTATGGCTTTATGGCTATCCATTGGGCTTTATGGCTATTATCGGCATGATGGGCCTAATTGGGGTTGCAATTAACGATTCCATTGTCGTTCTCAATGCCATTAGTAAAGATCCAGTGGCCAGCCAAGGTAGCGCTAGGGCGATCGCTGATGTAGTGATGCAATCTAGCCGCCACGTTCTAGCTACAACTGTCACAACCATCGCAGGATTTGTGCCCCTAATATTGCAGGGGGGCGGATTCTGGCCACCTTTGGCGATCGTGATTTGCAGCGGCTTGGTAGGGGCGACTGTGCTGGCTCTGTATTTTTGTCCATCAGCTTATCGATTGTTGATGAGTTCTGATGCGAGGAAGCGGAGAGTAAAATCCGACGGACCGAGTTGCGATCTGCCAGCTTTTGTGTTGGTTTTGGAAGATGCTAGAGGGGAGCGAATCATTCCATTGAACAATACGACTTACACTATCGGTCGTTCTCCAAAATGCGACATTCGTCCGCTCGGTCAGTACATTTCTCGAGAGCACGCAAAGCTGGTTTCCTTTTCATACGAATCTGAACATGGGTATGGATTCACAATAGTAGATGGTTGTTCGCCTTCCGGCCCAAGTGCCAATGGTACCTTTGTTAATGCCGTACCCATCAGCTCACATCGCTTGAGCTTAGACGATGTGATCCATTTTGGTCCCAAAGTGAAAGCAAGGTTCAAGAGCATTGAAAAGCTAGATGAACTTTTGCAAACTAACCTGGGCTAA
- a CDS encoding efflux RND transporter periplasmic adaptor subunit, producing MTEPVESYNVTRAFTGEVVALHASELGFERNGKAIEIFVDDGDRLTRGAPLARLDTRNLETQRLAIKAQLLQVEAVIRDLEEQLKLSEVQLDRREGLLVEGAISREQRDEFSFGTDSLRARRDAQVASIQQLEAQLADIDVNLDKSILRAPFDGEIAQRYIDRGTVVEAGQPILRLVDASNLEVRIGIPAEMADRLEIGSSHTVLTDSHSSQAEVKAILPEIDLATRTRTVILGLDNPANVVPGEVVRLELQSDPIATSGFWLPLSALVQGERGLWSTYALTAADSGLPGLYRVERRDVEVLHTEGDLALVKGTLQVGETLVDRGVHRIVPGQLVRPLSSLATTQIETQS from the coding sequence GTGACAGAACCTGTAGAGTCTTACAACGTTACACGTGCTTTTACCGGTGAGGTGGTGGCACTTCACGCAAGCGAGCTGGGCTTCGAACGAAATGGCAAAGCTATAGAGATTTTCGTTGATGATGGCGATCGCCTAACGAGGGGTGCTCCATTAGCACGGCTGGATACTCGCAACCTTGAAACCCAACGCTTGGCCATCAAAGCGCAATTGCTTCAGGTTGAAGCTGTTATACGGGATTTAGAAGAACAACTCAAGTTATCTGAAGTCCAGTTAGATCGCAGAGAAGGTTTGTTGGTTGAGGGGGCAATTTCTCGCGAGCAGCGAGATGAATTTTCCTTCGGCACCGATTCTTTACGCGCTCGGAGAGATGCACAGGTCGCTTCCATCCAACAACTGGAAGCACAGTTAGCTGATATTGATGTAAACTTAGACAAAAGTATCCTACGAGCACCGTTTGATGGTGAAATTGCTCAACGGTACATCGATAGAGGAACAGTAGTCGAAGCGGGACAGCCAATTCTTCGATTGGTGGATGCCAGTAATTTGGAAGTACGGATTGGTATCCCAGCCGAGATGGCAGATCGGCTAGAAATAGGGAGTTCTCACACAGTCTTGACTGATAGCCATTCCTCTCAGGCTGAGGTGAAGGCAATCCTACCTGAAATCGATCTTGCCACTCGTACGCGCACAGTAATTTTAGGTTTAGATAATCCTGCCAATGTGGTTCCCGGTGAAGTAGTGCGGTTGGAATTACAAAGCGATCCCATTGCTACATCGGGGTTCTGGCTACCTCTATCCGCCTTGGTGCAAGGAGAGCGCGGTTTGTGGTCTACTTATGCTTTGACTGCTGCGGATTCAGGTCTTCCAGGGCTCTATCGCGTCGAGCGGCGCGACGTTGAAGTTCTGCATACTGAAGGCGATCTTGCCTTGGTGAAAGGAACGTTACAAGTGGGCGAAACTTTAGTAGATAGAGGGGTTCACCGCATCGTACCAGGTCAGCTCGTGCGCCCTCTATCTTCATTGGCTACGACCCAAATCGAGACGCAATCCTGA
- a CDS encoding ester cyclase: MSEDIQTLFRRYINEVWNAGNLSAAGEFIAPTVLRHTPSQDFSGLDGEKQFFNIYYTAFPVQEYTIEDLFTDGNKAVARWTLKATHGGNLMGIPATGKKVTVSAVTIARFANEKIEEIWSFWDTLSMLQQLGISPLVEK; encoded by the coding sequence ATGTCAGAGGACATACAGACTCTTTTTCGTCGATATATCAATGAGGTTTGGAATGCAGGCAATTTATCTGCTGCAGGTGAATTTATTGCTCCGACTGTTCTAAGGCACACCCCCAGCCAAGACTTTTCAGGCTTAGACGGAGAAAAACAATTTTTCAATATCTATTATACGGCTTTCCCTGTCCAGGAGTACACTATCGAAGACCTATTTACTGATGGAAATAAGGCTGTCGCCCGCTGGACTCTGAAAGCAACTCATGGGGGAAATTTAATGGGCATTCCTGCAACAGGTAAAAAAGTTACGGTTTCTGCTGTTACCATTGCTAGATTTGCTAATGAAAAGATCGAGGAAATATGGAGTTTCTGGGATACTCTTTCGATGTTGCAACAACTTGGAATCTCACCTTTGGTAGAAAAATAG